A stretch of DNA from Catenulispora acidiphila DSM 44928:
AAGGGGCGCAAGGAGCGCATCGGCAAGATCTACCGCATGCACGCGAACAAGCGTGAGGAGATCGAGTCGGTGGGCGCCGGCGACATCATCGCCGTCATGGGTCTGAAGGACACCACGACCGGCGAGACGCTGTCGGACACGGCGAACCCGATCATCCTGGAGTCGATGACCTTCCCGGCCCCGGTGATCCACGTCGCGATCGAGCCGAAGACGAAGTCCGACCAGGAGAAGCTGGGTGTCGCCATCCAGCGCCTGGCCGAGGAGGACCCGTCCTTCCAGGTTCGCACCGACGAGGAGACCGGCCAGACCGTCATCTCCGGCATGGGCGAGCTCCACCTGGAGATCCTGGTGGACCGCATGCGCCGCGAGTTCAAGGTCGAGGCGAACGTCGGCAAGCCCCAGGTGGCCTACCGCGAGACGATCCGCCGCGCGGTGCCGAAGGTGGAGTACACGCACAAGAAGCAGACCGGTGGTTCGGGCCAGTACGCCTCCGTCATCATCTCGCTCGAGCCGCTTGCGGACGGCGAGCCGGGTGCCGAGGGCTACGAGTTCGTCAACGCCGTCAGCGGCGGCCGCATCCCCAAGGAGTACATCCCCTCGGTGGACGCCGGCTGCCAGGACGCGATGGAGTTCGGCGTGCTCGCCGGCTTCCCGCTGACCGGCGTCAAGGTGACGCTGCTGGACGGCAAGTACCACGAGGTCGACTCCTCCGAGATGGCCTTCAAGGTCGCCGGTTCCATGGCGTTCAAGGAAGCGGCCCGCAAGGCCGACCCGGCGCTGCTGGAGCCGATGATGGCGGTCGAGGTCACCACGCCCGAGGACTACATGGGCGACGTGATCGGCGACCTGAACTCCCGCCGCGGCCAGATCCAGGCCATGGAGGAGCGGTTCGGCGCCCGGGTCGTCAAGGCCCTGGTTCCGCTGAGCGAGATGTTCGGCTACGTCGGGGACCTGCGGTCCAAGACGTCCGGCCGCGCCTCGTACAGCATGCAGTTCGACTCCTACGCCGAGGTTCCCCGGAACGTGGCGGAAGAGATCGTCAAGAAGGCGCGCGGCGAGTAGCCCAAGCCGGTTCACCTAAACAAATCTGTAGAGCCGCCGGGGGCAGCCATCCCTCGGCGGCACCACAACCGTCCAACAGGAGGACATCGTGGCGAAGGCTAAGTTCGAGCGGACCAAGCCGCACGTCAACATCGGGACCATCGGTCACATCGACCACGGTAAGACGACGCTGACCGCGGCCATCACCAAGGTTCTGCACGACGCTCACCCGGACCTGAACCCGTACACCCCGTTCGACCAGATCGACAAGGCTCCCGAGGAGCGCCAGCGCGGTATCACCATCTCCATCGCGCACGTCGAGTACCAGACCGACGCGCGGCACTACGCGCACGTCGACTGCCCCGGTCACGCGGACTACATCAAGAACATGATCACCGGTGCGGCGCAGATGGACGGCGCCATCCTGGTCGTGGCCGCCACCGACGGCCCGATGCCGCAGACCAAGGAGCACGTGCTCCTGGCCCGCCAGGTCGGCGTGCCCTACATCGTGGTCGCGCTGAACAAGTCGGACATGGTGGACGACGAGGAGATCCTGGAGCTCGTCGAGCTCGAGGTGCGCGAGCTGCTCTCGGAGTACGAGTTCCCGGGCGACGACCTGCCGGTCATCCGCGTCTCGGCGCTCAAGGCCCTCGAGGGCGACCCGGAGTGGTCGGCCAAGCTCCTGGAGCTGATGAAGGCCGTCGACGAGTCCATCCCGCAGCCCGAGCGCGAGATCGACAAGCCGTTCCTGATGCCGATCGAGGACGTCTTCACGATCACCGGCCGCGGCACCGTGGTCACCGGCCGCATCGAGCGCGGTGTGGTCAAGGTCAACGAGACCGTCGACATCGTGGGCATCCGCAACGAGAAGCAGACCACCACGGTCACCGGCGTCGAGATGTTCCGCAAGCTGCTCGACGAGGGCCAGGCCGGTGAGAACGTCGGTCTGCTGCTCCGCGGCATCAAGCGCGACGACGTCGAGCGCGGCCAGGTCGTCATCAAGCCCGGGACGACCACCCCGCACACCGGCTTCGACGCCAACGTCTACATCCTGAGCAAGGACGAGGGCGGCCGCCACACCCCGTTCTTCAACAACTACCGTCCGCAGTTCTACTTCCGGACGACCGACGTGACCGGCGTCGTGACCCTCCCCGAGGGCACCGAGATGGTCATGCCGGGCGACAACACCGAGATGGCCGTCGAGCTGATCCAGCCGATCGCCATGGAGGAGGGCCTCCGGTTCGCCATCCGTGAGGGTGGCCGCACCGTCGGCGCCGGTCGCGTGGTGAAGATCACCAAGTAAGGCCACCGCGGTCCGGCGGACCGCAGAGCAGTACCAGCATCACCCAGCAGTACCCAGCACCAAAGGAAGGCCCTCGGAGCTTCGCGCTCCGGGGGCCTTCCCGCGTCTACTTTCGAGTGAATTTCCTGAACGCCTCACGCTCGCGAGCGGGACAAGGGGTCTTAAATGGATGTAATTCCCCGAATCCCCGGAGGCGCGCGTGAAATACCCCCACCACCCCGGCGAGACCTTCGACGAATGGCTGGTCCGCATCCAGCCGCTCCGCCGAACCGACCTCGCCGCCGGCATCCGCACCGCGGGCATCAGCCCTCTGACCCGCGAGGAACTCGCCGGCTGGCCGACGCTGTTCGCCTCCGACCGCGAGCACGAGGCCTTCCTCGTCTGGCTGCGCGAGGAGCGGCGACTGGGGCGGCGGCAGGGGCGGCGGCACGGTGGGTGAGAGCTTGAGCGGGCTGGCTGCTGCCGCGCAGTCTGGCGCGCGCGAGTTTGGGGAGCGCGGGTCTGGCGGGCGCGAATCTGGGGAGCGCGAGTCTGGTGGAGGGGACCAGGGCTCGCGCGAGTTCTCCGCGCAGGACCTCACTTCGCGCTGGCTGACAGTGGAGCAAGTGCTCGGCAGGCGGATCGGCCAAGCCAGTGCTCTGTCTGCTGTCGAGCCCGCCTTCCCTGCTCTCGACCTCGTCGCCGCCGATACCGCTGTCGCTTCGCGGTGGTTCACTGCGGATCCGGCGCCTGGCAAGCTCGCCGGGCGCACGGTGGTCCTGCCGTTCGTCGCGGTGGCGGAGTTGGCGACCTGGCCCGAGCGGCTGCTTTGGGGTCATTCGCGGACCGAGGACTTGAGCCTGTGGGCTGATCGGCGGCGCATGATCCTCGGCGATGACACGGTCTGCCGTATCTGGGCTCGCATCACCGTCGCTGCGCAGCGTGCCGGGAGTCCGCCGCCTGCGAATGATTCCTGGATCGCCGCCGGCTGTCTCTCCTATGGGCTGCCGCTCGCCACTCAGGACAAGCGACATTACCGGTACTTCGCCGACCGGTATGGCCTGCAGCTGCTTTGAGCTGCTCTGCTCTGCCTTGAGCTGCCCTGCTCTGCTCGATTCTCAGGCCGAGGTGCCGCTCTGGGCCATCAACTTCTCGCATTCCTCGAGCCAGTGCATGTCCACGATCGCGACGACCGGTTCCCCGGCGTCGTCGGTGACGTAGACCGGGTGGCGCGTGATGCGGGCCTCCTCGACCAGGTCGGGGAACAGGGCTCGGGCGTCGTCGAGGGTGTAGGCGGCTTCCATGGCGTGACGGTATGCCGCGGGCCGCCGGGAATCGCGGATCGACACGTTTGGACGGCTGTTTTGTACGAACGTCTTGCACGATCGTCCAAGACGATTGTACAGTCGTCTCAACGCACTCGGCGGGGCAGGGAATCCAAGGGAGCAGGCCATGAACACCACCTCCAGTACTCGCGGCAGCGGCAGCGGCAACGGCAACGTTCGCAGCATCCTGATCTCGGGCGCCGGCATCGCGGGCCCGTCGCTCGCCTACTGGCTGCACCGGCACGGCTTCGCCGCGACCGTGGTCGAGCGCTCGGCGTTCCTGCGGGACAGCGGCGGCGCGGTCGACTTCCGCGGCGAGCAGGTGAAGCTGCTCAAGGCGATGGGGATCTTCGACGCGGTCAAGGCTGCCGAGACCGGGATGGGCGACCAGGTCGTGATCGACCGCGCGGGGGAGCCGGTCATGGCGTTCTCGTCCGCGTTCTTCAGCGGCGAGGTCGAGGTCGAGCGCGGTGACCTGGCGCGCATCCTGTTCGAGGCGACCCGCGAGTACACCGACTACGTCTTCGGCGACTGGATCGTCGGGCTCGACCAGCGTG
This window harbors:
- a CDS encoding PIN domain-containing protein, with translation MGESLSGLAAAAQSGAREFGERGSGGRESGERESGGGDQGSREFSAQDLTSRWLTVEQVLGRRIGQASALSAVEPAFPALDLVAADTAVASRWFTADPAPGKLAGRTVVLPFVAVAELATWPERLLWGHSRTEDLSLWADRRRMILGDDTVCRIWARITVAAQRAGSPPPANDSWIAAGCLSYGLPLATQDKRHYRYFADRYGLQLL
- the tuf gene encoding elongation factor Tu encodes the protein MAKAKFERTKPHVNIGTIGHIDHGKTTLTAAITKVLHDAHPDLNPYTPFDQIDKAPEERQRGITISIAHVEYQTDARHYAHVDCPGHADYIKNMITGAAQMDGAILVVAATDGPMPQTKEHVLLARQVGVPYIVVALNKSDMVDDEEILELVELEVRELLSEYEFPGDDLPVIRVSALKALEGDPEWSAKLLELMKAVDESIPQPEREIDKPFLMPIEDVFTITGRGTVVTGRIERGVVKVNETVDIVGIRNEKQTTTVTGVEMFRKLLDEGQAGENVGLLLRGIKRDDVERGQVVIKPGTTTPHTGFDANVYILSKDEGGRHTPFFNNYRPQFYFRTTDVTGVVTLPEGTEMVMPGDNTEMAVELIQPIAMEEGLRFAIREGGRTVGAGRVVKITK
- the fusA gene encoding elongation factor G, which codes for MAPNAVDLAKVRNIGIMAHIDAGKTTTTERILYYTGMSYKIGEVHDGAATTDWMEQEQERGITITSAAVTCHWSVDDVDNTINIIDTPGHVDFTVEVERSLRVLDGAVAVFDGVAGVEPQSETVWRQADRYGVPRICFINKLDRTGAEFHRCVEMIVTRLQATPLVMQLPIGAEADFKGVIDLVKMKALVWSAETKLGEAYDEVDIPETHTEAADEWRGRLLETIAEADDEMMELYLEGQEPTTEQLFAAIRRATLAAKLNPVFCGTAFKNKGVQPLLDAIVRYLPSPLDVEAIDGHKVGDEETVLHRKPSDDEPMSALAFKIMSDPHLGKLTFVRVYSGKLESGGTYLNSVKGRKERIGKIYRMHANKREEIESVGAGDIIAVMGLKDTTTGETLSDTANPIILESMTFPAPVIHVAIEPKTKSDQEKLGVAIQRLAEEDPSFQVRTDEETGQTVISGMGELHLEILVDRMRREFKVEANVGKPQVAYRETIRRAVPKVEYTHKKQTGGSGQYASVIISLEPLADGEPGAEGYEFVNAVSGGRIPKEYIPSVDAGCQDAMEFGVLAGFPLTGVKVTLLDGKYHEVDSSEMAFKVAGSMAFKEAARKADPALLEPMMAVEVTTPEDYMGDVIGDLNSRRGQIQAMEERFGARVVKALVPLSEMFGYVGDLRSKTSGRASYSMQFDSYAEVPRNVAEEIVKKARGE
- a CDS encoding type II toxin-antitoxin system prevent-host-death family antitoxin, producing the protein MEAAYTLDDARALFPDLVEEARITRHPVYVTDDAGEPVVAIVDMHWLEECEKLMAQSGTSA